The genomic region GCGAGATAGGCGCGCAGCAGCTCGGGCGTGTCGCGCTCGGGGTCGACGGTCACGAAGATGCCCTGCACCCGGTCGCCGTCCGGACCCAGGTCCTTCTTGACACGGGCCAGCTCGGCCATGGTGGTGGGGCAGACATCCGGGCACTGGGTGTAGCCGAAGAAGATCACCAGCACCTTGCCCTTGAAATCGCCCAGCGCGCGCTCGCGGCCGTCGATGTCGGGCAGGCGCAGTTCCTTGGCGTAGTCAGCGCCGGTCAGATCCACGCCCTGGAAGGCCGGCTTGGACGTGCCCGGCTGGCAGGCCGCGAGCATGGTGGTCGCGGCCAGGGCCGCCAGGAAGACACGTTTGCGCATGCTTGATCAGCCCAACCAGGGTTGCAGGTAATGGTCGACCAGCAGGGCCGCGAACAGCAGCGACAGATGCCAGATCGAGAACAGGAAGGTCTTGCGGGCCAGCGCATCCGAATAGTTGCGCCAGAGCTTCCACGCGTAGTGGCAGAAGCGCAGGCCCAGCACGATGGCGCCGGCCAGATAGACCCAGCCGCTCATGCCCGTCAAGAAAGGCAGCAGCGTGGCGGCGAACAGGATCCAGGTGTAGAGCAGCACCTGCAACCGCGTGAAGTCGGAGCCATGCGTCACCGGCAGCATGGGCAGGCCGGCGCGGGCGTAGTCCTCGGTGCGGTACAGAGCCAGGGCCCAGAAATGCGGCGGCGTCCACAGGAAGATGATCAGGCACAGCAGCATGGCCTCGGGGCCCACATCGCCGCGCATCGCCGCCCAGCCCAGCACCGGCGGCATCGCGCCCGAGGCGCCGCCGATGACGATGTTCTGCGGCGTCAGCGGCTTCAGGATCACCGTGTAGACGATGGCATAGCCGACGAAGGTGGCGAAGGTCAGCCACATGGTCAGCGGATTGACCCAGAACCACAGCAAGGCCGAACCGGCGGCACACAGCAATCCCGAGAACAGCAGGGTCTGGCTGCGGCTCAGCTCGCCCTTGGCCGTGGCACGCCAGGCGGTGCGCTTCATCTTGGCGTCGATCTGCTGCTCGATCAGGCAGTTGAAGGCGGCGGCCGCGCCGGCCACCAGCCAGATGCCGGCGGTGGCCGCCAGCAGGGTCAGCCACTGCTCGCCCTGCGGCAGACCCGGGATGGCCAGGGCCATGCCGATGACGGCGCAGAACACGATCAGCTGCACCACGCGCGGCTTGGTCAGCTGGTAGAACTGCTGCCAGCGCGGGTTCAGCGGCGGCACGGCGGCGGAGGTCGTCGACGAGGACATAGGGCGGAGTCTATTGTTTTGCGCGGCCGCGCATCATCAGCACGGTCAGCAGGGTCAGTAGCAGGCCGGCGCCGGCCGTGTGGGCCAGGGCGGCGACGATGGGCCAGTCGAGCACCACGTTCGAAAGGCCGGAGAGGACTTGCAGCGCCAGCACGGCGCCGAGCCGGCGCGACCAGCGGCATTGGCCGATCTGGGCCAGGCGCCAGACCAAGGCCAGCAGCGCGAGCGTCACCACCAGGGCGCCGATGCGGTGCGTCAGATGGATGGCGGTGAGCGCCTCGTAAGGCAACCAGCCGCCTTGAGCGTCCACGCCCAGGTGGCGCCAGAGGGTGAAGCCGGCCGCGAAGTCGGTGGCCGGCCACCATTGACCGGAATGGCAGCTGGGGAAGTCATCGCAGGCCAGCACCGCATAGTTGGTGCTGACCCAGCCGCCCAGCGCCACCTGCAGCAGCACCAGCAGCCAGACGGCCAGCAAGCCGCGACGCAGGGCCGGCGACAGGGCCACCAGCTTGGGTTCGTAGATCTGGGCCTGCGCGGCCAGCAGCATCAAGAGGCCCAGGCCGAACAGCAGATGCAGGGTGACGATGGCCGGGAACAGCTTCATGGTCACGGTCAGCGCGCCGAAGGCGCCCTGGACCAGCACCCAGACCAGGGTGAGCGTGGGCCACCAGGGCGAGGGCCGCGGCAGGCCCTTCTCATCCTTGGCGCGCCAGCCATAGAAGCACAGCAGCAGGATCAGGAAACCGACCATGCCCGCCAGGTAGCGGTGGGTCATCTCTATCCAGGCCTTGCCATGGGTGACCGGGCCGGTGGGCATGGCCGTCTGCGCGGCCTGGATCTCGGCACGCGCGGCGAACGGGTGGGCTTCGCCGTAGCAGCCCGGCCAGTCCGGACAGCCCAGGCCGGAATCGGTCAGGCGGGTAAAGGCGCCGAACACCACCAGATCAAAGGTCAGGAACAGGGTCAGCAGCGTCAGCCCCTGCAGCCAGGCGCGCGAGCCCACGGCCGCGCCGCGCTGGCGCCGCCAGAGCCACAGCAGCGGCAGGCCGCCCAGCAGGGCGGCGAGCAGCAAGAGCTTGGCCAGCGGTGCGAGATCGAATCCGCTCATCGCCTCAGCGCCCGGGCTTGTCCCAGCCGGCATTGGCCTTCATCAGGCGGTCCAGGTCGCGCTTGATCTTGCCGGGATCGGGATCGACCGGCGTGCGCATCATCCAGCGGCCCATGGGATCGACCAGGTACAGGTGCTCGCGCAGCTGGTGGCCCTTCTGCGGCTGCAGCCAGGCTTCGAGCTGGGCCTTGGGCACGCGCAGCGCGCGCAGCGGCACGCCTTGCGAGATGACCTGCTGCAGCTCGGGGCGCAGCGGCTCGCCGTCGGGGATCAGCCAGAGCTTGTCCAGCTTGTCGCGTTCCTTGCCCAGCATCTCGCGCAGCTGGCGCTGCATGAACAGCTGGGCGTCGCAGGCCTGGTCGCAGGCCGAGGGCTGGACCGCCACCAGCAGCCACTGGCCCTTGAGGCTTTCGGCCGTCACCTTGGCGCCGTCCAGAGCGCTCAGCTGCAACGCCTCGGGAATGTCCTTGGTCGGCATGATCAGCTGGCTGTAGGCGCTACCGCTTAGGCGCAGCACATAGAAGCTGTAGTACGAGGCCAGCACCGGCATCGCGCAGATCACGATGACGGCCAGCGCCTGCCAGCGGCCGCGGCGGGTCATGGCCGTGCGCTTGTCGGGCTGCGGTGCGCTGTGCACCGTCAGGCTGACCGGTTGATCAGCGGTTTCGGGGGCGGAGGACTTGGAACCAGACATAGAGACCCAGGATCAGCGCGGCAAGCGCAAACCATTGAAAGGCGTAACCGTAGTGCTTGGACAGGCCCAGATCGGGCGCCGGCCAGTCGCGAGGCAGGGAGTCGGCGCCCGCGGTCTGCCAGACCGCCAGCGGCAGCAGCTTCAGCCCGGTTTCGCGGGCGTAGGCGGCCGGGTCGAGATTCTGCCGGATAGACCCGGCACCGGCTTCGCCCAGCTGATAGGCCCGCGACGGCGTGGCCGCCACCCGCCCTTCCACGTCGACCAGGCCGGCCGGAGTTTCCAGCTGAGGCAGCTTGTCATGCTGGCGCGGGTCGACCGGCAGCCAGCCGCGCTGAACCAGCACGAACTCGTCGCGACCTTCCAGCTTCAGCGGCGTCACTGCAAAGAAACCCGAGCGGCCCTGCATGTGCCGGTTGTCGAGGAAGACTGTGTGATCGGCCAGCCATTCGCCACGCAGCTTGACCTTGCGGTGAAGGGGCATCGGCTGCTCCAGCAGGGCCGAGGCCGGCAGCGGCGCGGCTCGTTCGCCGGCATCGAGCGCCGTCTGCAGCGCCTTCTTCTCGGCCGCCCGGTCGAGCTGCCACCAGCCCAGGCGTGCGGTCACCACCACGCCGACCAGCGCCGCGGCAAGCACTACCCAGCGACGGCTCATCGCTGCACCCCGATGGAATAATCGCGAACCATGAAAT from Pelomonas sp. SE-A7 harbors:
- a CDS encoding SCO family protein, producing MLAACQPGTSKPAFQGVDLTGADYAKELRLPDIDGRERALGDFKGKVLVIFFGYTQCPDVCPTTMAELARVKKDLGPDGDRVQGIFVTVDPERDTPELLRAYLASFDPSFVALRGSPEQIKEAAKAFKVFFAKVPGKAEGSYTMDHTAASFLFDGAGRVRVFSRYGAGADALASDLKLLLAEKG
- the cyoE gene encoding heme o synthase, whose translation is MSSSTTSAAVPPLNPRWQQFYQLTKPRVVQLIVFCAVIGMALAIPGLPQGEQWLTLLAATAGIWLVAGAAAAFNCLIEQQIDAKMKRTAWRATAKGELSRSQTLLFSGLLCAAGSALLWFWVNPLTMWLTFATFVGYAIVYTVILKPLTPQNIVIGGASGAMPPVLGWAAMRGDVGPEAMLLCLIIFLWTPPHFWALALYRTEDYARAGLPMLPVTHGSDFTRLQVLLYTWILFAATLLPFLTGMSGWVYLAGAIVLGLRFCHYAWKLWRNYSDALARKTFLFSIWHLSLLFAALLVDHYLQPWLG
- a CDS encoding COX15/CtaA family protein, which produces MSGFDLAPLAKLLLLAALLGGLPLLWLWRRQRGAAVGSRAWLQGLTLLTLFLTFDLVVFGAFTRLTDSGLGCPDWPGCYGEAHPFAARAEIQAAQTAMPTGPVTHGKAWIEMTHRYLAGMVGFLILLLCFYGWRAKDEKGLPRPSPWWPTLTLVWVLVQGAFGALTVTMKLFPAIVTLHLLFGLGLLMLLAAQAQIYEPKLVALSPALRRGLLAVWLLVLLQVALGGWVSTNYAVLACDDFPSCHSGQWWPATDFAAGFTLWRHLGVDAQGGWLPYEALTAIHLTHRIGALVVTLALLALVWRLAQIGQCRWSRRLGAVLALQVLSGLSNVVLDWPIVAALAHTAGAGLLLTLLTVLMMRGRAKQ
- a CDS encoding SURF1 family protein; protein product: MSRRWVVLAAALVGVVVTARLGWWQLDRAAEKKALQTALDAGERAAPLPASALLEQPMPLHRKVKLRGEWLADHTVFLDNRHMQGRSGFFAVTPLKLEGRDEFVLVQRGWLPVDPRQHDKLPQLETPAGLVDVEGRVAATPSRAYQLGEAGAGSIRQNLDPAAYARETGLKLLPLAVWQTAGADSLPRDWPAPDLGLSKHYGYAFQWFALAALILGLYVWFQVLRPRNR